One stretch of Mus pahari chromosome 5, PAHARI_EIJ_v1.1, whole genome shotgun sequence DNA includes these proteins:
- the Tor3a gene encoding torsin-3A — protein MFLGALWLLLLLPLRTPGAQGQEAEEPTPWPSVQRLKEQLRTAGALSKRYWALFSCTLWPDHCEDQETPVPPLGWSLPLWGRRSLDVLTAWLCRFQDCCSGGGGDCRISNNLTGLESDLRVRLHGQHLASKLVLRAVKGYLEMPQVVKALALSFHGWSGTGKNFVARMLMDNLYRDGPRSDCVKMFISTFHFPHPKYVGMYKEELQRQMQETQRRCHQSMFVFDEAEKLHPGLLELLEPYLEPRSPEAHGAEAPRAIFLFLSNLGGSVINEVVLGLLKAGWSREEITTQHLEVPLQAEVMEAADSSFGSSRLLKKHLIDHFIPFLPLEYRHVRLCVRDAFRSQDLPYTEETLDEIAKMMTYVPEGEQLFSSQGCKSISQRINLFLP, from the exons ATGTTTCTTGGCGCTCTCTGGTTGCTGCTGCTCCTGCCGCTGCGCACCCCGGGAGCGCAAGGCCAGGAGGCCGAAGAGCCCACCCCTTGGCCGAGTGTCCAACGCCTGAAGGAGCAGCTGAGGACGGCCGGTGCCCTCTCCAAGCGGTACTGGGCGCTCTTCAGCTGCACCTTGTGGCCCGATCACTGTGAAGACCAGGAGACCCCTGTGCCGCCTCTGG GCTGGAGCCTTCCTCTGTGGGGCCGGCGGTCGCTGGATGTCCTCACTGCATGGCTCTGCCGCTTTCAGGACTGCTGCAGCGGTGGTGGCGGAGATTGCAGGATCTCCAACAACTTGACAG GCTTAGAATCAGACTTGCGTGTGCGACTGCATGGCCAGCATCTCGCTAGCAAGCTGGTCCTAAGAGCAGTGAAGGGCTACTTAGAGATGCCCCAAGTAGTCAAGGCCCTGGCTCTGTCATTCCACGGCTGGTCTGGCACAGGCAAGAACTTCGTGGCACGGATGCTGATGGACAACCTGTATCGAGACGGCCCGAGGAGTGACTGTGTCAAGATGTTTATCTCTACCTTCCACTTTCCCCACCCCAAGTATGTGGGCATGTACAAG GAGGAGttgcagaggcagatgcaggagacaCAGCGGCGCTGCCACCAAAGCATGTTCGTCTTTGACGAAGCAGAGAAGCTGCACCCGGGGCTACTGGAGCTGCTTGAACCCTACCTGGAACCAAGGAGCCCTGAGGCCCATGGAGCTGAGGCGCCCCGagccatcttcctctttctcag TAACCTCGGGGGCAGTGTCATCAATGAGGTAGTCCTGGGTTTGCTTAAGGCTGGATGGTCCAGGGAGGAAATCACGACGCAGCACTTGGAGGTGCCCCTTCAGGCTGAGGTCATGGAGGCGGCAG ACAGCAGCTTTGGCTCCAGCCGTCTCCTGAAGAAACACCTTATTGACCACTTTATCCCCTTCCTGCCACTGGAGTACCGCCATGTGAGGCTGTGCGTCCGAGATGCCTTCCGGAGCCAGGATCTCCCCTACACAGAAGAGACCCTGGATGAGATCGCCAAGATGATGACATACGTCCCCGAGGGAGAGCAGCTTTTCTCCTCTCAGGGTTGCAAATCCATTTCCCAGAGAATCAACCTCTTTCTGCCTTGA